Proteins encoded by one window of Mesorhizobium sp. INR15:
- a CDS encoding TetR/AcrR family transcriptional regulator: protein MTTTERAPARREPKQQRSRHTVDAVLEAVQLVVKRHGVEAITTNRIAEAAGVSIGSLYQYFPDKRAIFTALHDGHVNDVRQVIEQTTAACASAPLEEFTRELVHGLVNAHAEFADLHEVVSCAVAESAPGFRNALHHTFGWALSRADQERYSLDERGRMLFVLPRMVESLVHGAAHQARADLSRDGAASEAIRAVLVYVNSFQGSAPKPY from the coding sequence ATGACGACAACCGAAAGAGCCCCTGCACGGCGCGAGCCGAAGCAGCAACGTTCGCGGCACACCGTGGACGCCGTGCTCGAGGCAGTACAGCTTGTGGTGAAACGCCACGGGGTCGAGGCCATTACCACCAATCGCATCGCGGAGGCCGCCGGTGTCAGCATCGGGTCGCTATATCAGTACTTCCCCGACAAGCGCGCGATCTTCACTGCCCTTCATGACGGACACGTCAACGATGTACGGCAGGTCATCGAACAGACGACGGCCGCCTGCGCCTCGGCTCCACTGGAGGAATTCACGCGCGAACTCGTCCATGGCCTGGTGAATGCCCACGCGGAATTCGCGGACCTGCACGAGGTTGTTTCGTGCGCGGTTGCGGAGAGCGCTCCCGGCTTCAGGAACGCACTGCATCACACGTTCGGGTGGGCACTGTCACGCGCCGACCAGGAGCGGTATAGCCTCGACGAGAGGGGGCGAATGCTTTTTGTCCTTCCACGCATGGTGGAATCGCTCGTGCACGGAGCGGCCCACCAGGCGCGCGCAGACCTTTCGCGTGATGGCGCCGCGAGCGAGGCAATCCGTGCCGTACTGGTCTACGTGAATTCTTTTCAGGGCAGTGCGCCGAAACCCTACTGA
- the betI gene encoding transcriptional regulator BetI, which yields MAKRSIKAMRRDELVDAAIAAVGEEGMSGATMAVIARRAGMSAGLVNHYFDSKEELLALAMRNLSNLFRQDILKLAPANPTPAQRLKAIVDGSFAPQHLGVPKRAVTWMQFMIAAQTEPRIKHLYHLTGARFVSNIRYAVKRLVPADQVDDIVDGIAAQIDGFFWQSAGEYEEQDLERARRICWRYICLLIPGVEAQQDR from the coding sequence ATGGCGAAACGATCCATCAAGGCGATGCGCCGCGACGAGCTGGTGGACGCCGCGATTGCCGCCGTTGGCGAGGAAGGCATGTCCGGCGCCACCATGGCGGTCATCGCCCGGCGCGCCGGCATGTCGGCCGGCCTGGTCAACCACTATTTCGACAGCAAGGAAGAGCTGCTGGCGCTGGCCATGCGCAACCTGTCGAACCTGTTTCGCCAGGACATCCTCAAGCTGGCGCCCGCCAATCCGACCCCGGCGCAGCGCCTGAAGGCGATCGTCGACGGCTCGTTCGCGCCACAGCATCTCGGCGTGCCCAAGCGCGCCGTGACCTGGATGCAGTTCATGATCGCCGCGCAGACCGAGCCGCGCATCAAGCATCTCTACCACCTGACCGGCGCGCGCTTCGTCTCCAACATCCGCTATGCCGTCAAACGGCTGGTGCCTGCGGATCAGGTCGACGACATCGTCGACGGCATCGCCGCTCAGATCGACGGCTTCTTCTGGCAGAGCGCCGGCGAATATGAGGAACAGGATCTGGAACGCGCGCGGCGCATCTGTTGGCGCTATATCTGTTTGTTGATCCCGGGGGTTGAGGCGCAACAGGATCGTTAG